The Niastella koreensis GR20-10 genome includes a window with the following:
- a CDS encoding S41 family peptidase, protein MKKLFYVLLCCALGYNSQAQTPVQITQLATLGKVWGFLKCFHPAAAKGNPDWDNELLRMIPLVEDAGSKPQVDSLLEAWYRSLPAAKLAATPVNWHADSIVTTFSEKDIRKFPVSKWLQHELVRLYEYHLPDTNCYATRYYDGYRFDHIIHDEKAYDYPLCPEPAVRMLALFRYWNTINYFYPHKARIPGWDTVLTAYIPRFLQAKYLTQYQQAVLQLIHELPDSHSFIKGPGFNNNMPPFRIAHIKDKYLIAESDDSIVKKWGFRVGDEIVSVNGKPVSQIEKELWKITTGTNKPSRYRNIAMSLLQNDNSIVQVGFERNGAIVNDTVRLNDYLINSLIPRSPDKPYWEELEKGIWYVRFCTIKEADTLRHLFSDIKDAKAVIWEMRDYPNYKVSTEVYKFFFPAKTTFSERENAWDYYPGAFVKGPQDFIPESNETQIYNGPLIVLVDELTQSLSESVVMALKQRLNTTTIGRQTAGTTGNITWLSLPGAIEVSYTGVGVEGAQGSFHQGDGIKLDLEVETNPEDLSQGKDPILEKALLFARRSR, encoded by the coding sequence ATGAAAAAGCTGTTTTACGTGTTATTGTGTTGTGCATTGGGATATAACAGTCAGGCGCAAACTCCTGTACAGATCACTCAACTGGCAACACTGGGAAAAGTATGGGGATTTTTAAAATGTTTTCATCCGGCTGCGGCCAAAGGCAATCCCGACTGGGACAATGAATTATTACGAATGATCCCGCTGGTGGAAGATGCAGGTAGTAAGCCCCAGGTTGATTCCCTGTTGGAAGCCTGGTACCGTTCTTTACCGGCAGCAAAGCTGGCTGCAACGCCGGTGAACTGGCATGCAGATTCTATTGTAACTACCTTTTCAGAAAAAGACATTCGGAAGTTCCCGGTTTCAAAATGGCTTCAGCATGAATTGGTGCGGTTATATGAATACCACCTGCCCGATACCAACTGCTATGCCACCCGTTATTATGATGGATACCGGTTCGATCATATCATTCATGATGAAAAAGCGTATGACTATCCCCTATGTCCGGAACCTGCGGTACGCATGCTGGCCCTTTTCCGCTACTGGAATACCATCAATTATTTTTATCCGCACAAAGCGCGTATTCCCGGATGGGACACTGTATTGACAGCTTATATCCCGCGGTTTTTGCAAGCTAAATATCTTACTCAATATCAACAGGCTGTACTGCAGTTGATTCATGAACTGCCCGATTCACATTCATTTATAAAAGGGCCCGGCTTCAATAATAATATGCCGCCTTTTCGTATTGCACATATTAAAGACAAATACCTGATCGCAGAGAGTGACGACAGTATTGTAAAAAAATGGGGTTTCAGGGTTGGCGACGAAATAGTATCCGTTAACGGAAAACCGGTTTCGCAAATAGAAAAGGAATTGTGGAAAATCACCACAGGTACTAATAAGCCCTCCCGCTACCGCAATATAGCCATGAGCCTGTTGCAGAACGACAACTCCATTGTACAGGTGGGCTTTGAAAGAAATGGCGCCATCGTAAATGATACTGTTAGGCTGAACGACTATTTAATAAACAGCCTGATCCCCAGGTCGCCCGACAAGCCTTATTGGGAGGAGTTGGAAAAAGGGATCTGGTACGTACGTTTTTGTACAATCAAAGAAGCAGACACGTTGCGGCACTTATTCAGCGATATTAAGGATGCAAAGGCGGTGATCTGGGAAATGCGCGATTACCCGAATTATAAGGTGTCTACAGAAGTATATAAGTTTTTCTTCCCTGCAAAAACAACCTTCTCGGAAAGAGAAAATGCCTGGGACTATTACCCCGGCGCCTTTGTAAAGGGGCCCCAGGATTTTATCCCGGAAAGTAATGAAACCCAAATCTACAATGGGCCACTGATAGTGCTGGTTGATGAACTAACGCAAAGTTTAAGTGAATCGGTGGTAATGGCACTAAAGCAACGTTTAAACACCACTACCATAGGGCGACAAACAGCAGGCACTACCGGCAATATTACCTGGCTTTCTTTACCCGGTGCCATAGAAGTAAGCTATACAGGCGTAGGGGTTGAAGGCGCGCAGGGCAGCTTTCATCAGGGCGATGGCATCAAACTCGACCTGGAGGTGGAAACCAATCCGGAAGACCTGTCACAAGGCAAAGACCCCATCCTGGAAAAAGCGCTTTTGTTTGCCCGGAGATCACGGTGA
- a CDS encoding SDR family NAD(P)-dependent oxidoreductase codes for MLTATKNNNYKGALQKPLHSGFSASSTAMEVISGIDLYGKPAIVTGGYAGIGLETVKALSKANALIWEPARDPEKATKNLAGISNVTVKQMDLMDPASIERFVSEFITSGNPLHLLINNAGIMWVPLRRDSRGHESQLATNHLGHFQLTALLWPALKHANEARVVNVSSFGHQIAPFNFDDPDFLHREYETLQGYGQSKTANYLFSVELDFRGKEFGVRAYSLHPGAVHGTDLGREAPMALFQQMGTHDQDGNLKPEVALKLKTTPQGAATTVWCATSPQLNNIGGVYCEDCDIAEPDLGNIEHKYDEPATLRGVKPYSVDGENAQRLWKMREAFPENIANLKISEAISILRVIEPSIDGMPTNFSDPGKLDLADFMERTLCSICLWRSLVTSPAAASLPFTATSKKPTAFRRKNGCYKKDWSWRIT; via the coding sequence ATGTTAACAGCAACAAAAAACAACAACTATAAGGGTGCTTTGCAAAAGCCGCTGCATTCGGGATTTTCAGCCAGCTCAACCGCAATGGAAGTGATCAGCGGAATTGATCTGTACGGAAAACCGGCCATTGTCACCGGCGGCTATGCAGGAATCGGGCTGGAAACGGTAAAAGCATTATCAAAAGCTAATGCGTTAATATGGGAGCCAGCCCGCGATCCCGAAAAAGCAACAAAAAACCTGGCTGGCATTTCCAATGTTACGGTAAAACAAATGGACCTGATGGACCCAGCCAGTATTGAACGATTCGTATCTGAATTTATTACATCGGGAAATCCATTGCATTTGTTAATAAACAATGCGGGTATTATGTGGGTACCACTTCGCCGCGACAGCCGGGGGCACGAATCACAACTCGCTACCAATCACCTGGGCCATTTTCAACTGACTGCGCTCCTTTGGCCGGCACTTAAACACGCCAATGAAGCGCGGGTAGTGAATGTATCTTCATTCGGGCACCAGATCGCTCCTTTTAATTTTGATGATCCTGATTTTCTGCACCGCGAATATGAAACCCTGCAAGGTTATGGTCAATCCAAAACAGCTAATTATTTGTTTTCTGTAGAGTTAGATTTCCGGGGAAAAGAATTTGGCGTACGGGCTTATTCATTGCACCCGGGTGCTGTACATGGTACCGATCTTGGCCGGGAAGCGCCTATGGCCCTGTTTCAACAAATGGGTACGCACGACCAGGATGGCAACCTGAAACCAGAAGTGGCGCTCAAATTAAAAACCACACCACAGGGCGCCGCTACCACAGTTTGGTGCGCCACCAGTCCGCAGTTAAACAATATCGGGGGTGTCTATTGCGAAGATTGCGACATTGCCGAACCGGACCTGGGCAATATCGAACACAAATATGATGAGCCCGCTACGCTGCGGGGGGTGAAACCTTATTCCGTTGATGGGGAGAACGCCCAACGCCTATGGAAAATGCGGGAAGCATTCCCTGAAAATATTGCTAACCTCAAGATCAGTGAAGCAATCAGCATCCTTAGGGTGATTGAACCCTCAATAGATGGCATGCCCACCAACTTCAGCGACCCTGGTAAATTAGACCTCGCCGATTTTATGGAAAGAACTTTATGTTCAATATGCCTTTGGAGAAGTTTGGTTACCTCACCGGCCGCAGCCTCTCTACCTTTCACCGCGACTTCAAAAAAACCTACAGCATTCCGCCGCAAAAATGGCTGTTACAAAAAAGACTGGAGCTGGCGCATTACCTGA
- a CDS encoding helix-turn-helix domain-containing protein, with the protein MPPQKWLLQKRLELAHYLITEKKNRPADVYLEAGFEDLSHFSFAFKKQYGYPPASLLNNTGNDNP; encoded by the coding sequence ATTCCGCCGCAAAAATGGCTGTTACAAAAAAGACTGGAGCTGGCGCATTACCTGATAACCGAAAAGAAAAACCGGCCTGCAGATGTATACCTGGAAGCCGGTTTTGAAGACCTGTCGCATTTTTCATTTGCCTTTAAAAAACAGTACGGGTACCCACCTGCGAGTTTATTAAACAATACAGGAAACGATAATCCTTAG
- a CDS encoding SDR family oxidoreductase, with amino-acid sequence MSKTILVTGTSTGFGKLITKTLAGEGHTVIATMRGVDGKNAAVAKELAAIPNVEVVELDVTSDASVNNAINKVLARHGQIDVLVNNAAVTGFGLLEAYSLDQVRNMFEVNFYGVLRTYQAVLPSMRKHKSGLIINITSGASGHTLPFMVPYLASKFGVESITEGMQDELSDYGIENVSIQPGVYPTEMNNGSKAGVHADKPAITAEYGDAAANKMNALGAGLFGKMAEFNMDPQTIADGILALVNMKKGTRPLRYPLDAIAQGTDVEFIEARADIKKKWVAKYS; translated from the coding sequence ATGTCAAAGACAATATTAGTTACAGGAACAAGTACCGGTTTTGGTAAGCTGATTACCAAAACCCTGGCGGGCGAAGGTCATACCGTTATTGCAACCATGCGGGGTGTTGATGGAAAAAATGCCGCCGTTGCAAAAGAACTCGCAGCTATCCCCAATGTTGAAGTAGTTGAGCTGGACGTAACAAGCGATGCGTCGGTAAATAATGCAATTAACAAAGTACTGGCCAGGCATGGACAAATTGATGTGCTGGTGAACAATGCGGCCGTTACAGGATTCGGCCTGCTGGAAGCCTATTCATTGGACCAGGTGAGGAATATGTTTGAAGTTAATTTTTATGGTGTATTGCGCACTTACCAGGCGGTGCTGCCTTCCATGCGAAAACATAAAAGCGGTCTGATCATCAACATCACTTCCGGCGCCAGTGGCCATACGCTGCCGTTTATGGTGCCTTACCTGGCATCGAAGTTTGGAGTGGAAAGTATAACCGAAGGCATGCAGGATGAGTTAAGTGATTACGGCATCGAGAACGTAAGCATTCAACCAGGTGTTTACCCTACTGAAATGAATAATGGCAGCAAGGCAGGCGTTCATGCCGATAAACCAGCCATTACTGCGGAATATGGGGACGCTGCAGCCAATAAAATGAATGCATTGGGCGCCGGCTTATTTGGGAAGATGGCCGAATTTAATATGGACCCGCAAACCATTGCTGATGGAATTCTGGCACTGGTGAATATGAAAAAAGGCACCCGGCCTTTGCGCTATCCGCTCGATGCTATTGCCCAGGGTACTGACGTGGAGTTTATAGAAGCCAGGGCGGACATTAAAAAGAAATGGGTAGCAAAGTATAGCTAA